A window of the Xiashengella succiniciproducens genome harbors these coding sequences:
- a CDS encoding MATE family efflux transporter — MKELIRIYGRHYKGNLFLAFPVMMSQAGQMIVALTDNLMVGQLGAVELAAVALANNIFVIGMMFAIGLISAITPIAGKAIGAKDRLESSTILKQAVYMHPLSGVIITGILLCGIFIMPHMGQDPAVIKVAIPYYIILCISIIPLSIFFVFRQYAEALGNTRVAMQVTLTGAVINIGLNYLLIFGKLGFPQLGVEGAGYATLLCRVYMSIAAIILFFRMDLFKPDRKNWKLTKFEPIKSMHLLRIGVPIGSQYITEMLAFSIGSFMMGWIGTNALAAHQVVMSLVGFTYMVSAGLASATTIKVSHFRGQRNLKEMNRAIYASIHMVGLFMFCSLLIFYNFRFFIPSLFIKDPAVIAIASKLMIIAAMFQLFDGFQVNMLGALRGMEDVRIPMILLAIAYFAIALPFSYLAGIALKFGPQGVWFGYLFGLFSVSVQLFIRYKYKAKRLKV; from the coding sequence ATGAAGGAGCTGATTAGAATATACGGAAGACACTACAAGGGAAATTTATTCCTGGCCTTCCCGGTAATGATGTCTCAGGCAGGTCAAATGATTGTTGCTCTGACAGACAATCTGATGGTGGGACAGTTGGGTGCGGTAGAACTTGCTGCAGTAGCACTAGCTAATAATATCTTTGTAATTGGGATGATGTTTGCCATCGGCCTGATATCTGCAATCACACCGATTGCAGGTAAAGCCATAGGGGCAAAAGACAGGTTGGAGTCATCAACTATCCTGAAGCAGGCAGTCTATATGCATCCATTATCGGGTGTGATAATAACAGGCATATTATTATGTGGCATTTTCATAATGCCGCATATGGGTCAGGATCCTGCAGTTATAAAGGTTGCCATACCTTATTATATAATACTTTGCATATCAATTATCCCGCTTAGCATCTTTTTCGTCTTCAGGCAATATGCAGAGGCCCTGGGAAATACACGTGTGGCAATGCAGGTCACTTTGACTGGAGCTGTAATAAACATAGGTCTCAACTATCTGCTAATCTTCGGAAAACTTGGGTTTCCGCAACTTGGAGTTGAAGGTGCAGGATATGCTACACTTCTGTGCAGGGTCTATATGTCAATTGCCGCCATCATACTCTTTTTTAGGATGGATTTATTCAAGCCTGATAGGAAAAACTGGAAGCTGACCAAGTTTGAACCTATTAAGTCCATGCACCTGTTGAGAATAGGAGTACCAATAGGTAGTCAGTATATTACGGAGATGTTGGCATTCAGTATTGGCAGTTTCATGATGGGTTGGATTGGAACGAATGCCTTGGCTGCCCACCAGGTAGTAATGAGTCTTGTGGGATTCACCTATATGGTATCGGCAGGATTGGCATCAGCAACGACTATCAAGGTGAGCCATTTTAGGGGACAGCGAAATCTAAAGGAGATGAACCGCGCCATTTATGCGTCAATTCACATGGTGGGATTGTTTATGTTTTGCAGCCTTTTGATATTCTATAATTTCAGATTCTTTATCCCGTCATTATTTATTAAGGATCCAGCAGTAATTGCAATTGCCTCAAAACTAATGATTATCGCTGCTATGTTCCAGCTATTTGATGGATTTCAGGTCAATATGCTTGGAGCACTGCGAGGAATGGAGGACGTCAGAATACCTATGATACTTTTGGCAATTGCGTATTTCGCAATTGCATTACCTTTCAGTTATCTGGCCGGAATTGCACTCAAATTTGGTCCTCAAGGTGTATGGTTTGGTTACCTGTTTGGCCTCTTCTCGGTAAGTGTCCAACTTTTTATCAGATATAAATACAAGGCCAAAAGGCTGAAAGTTTAG
- the murB gene encoding UDP-N-acetylmuramate dehydrogenase, which translates to MIRSFENISLKGRHTFGIDVKARYLFEYDSVSDLREILKNPLCHEGELLLMGAGSNLLFLSDYHGVILHSCISGIDVSEQHDDYVIIKVGAGVEWDSLVEWCVDRGFGGIENLSLIPGDAGAAPVQNIGAYGVEFKDVFHACEAISTDDGSQLHFSWEDCEFAYRDSVFKNRLKNKVIVTWVYLKLSRKPSYTMEYGNLKDAVASLGGPSLRNIRQAVISIRQSKLPDPVQFGNAGSFFKNPVVDTKQLETIRVQYSNVPYYNTVEPGKVKIPAGWLIDKLGWKGKSLGNAGVHKDQALVLINLGGATGSEVKKLASQISADVRQKFNIDLEPEVNMIG; encoded by the coding sequence ATGATACGTAGTTTTGAGAATATTTCCTTAAAGGGTCGCCATACCTTTGGTATCGACGTCAAGGCCCGATACTTGTTTGAATATGATTCAGTTTCCGACCTCAGAGAAATCCTAAAGAATCCCCTCTGTCACGAAGGGGAACTGCTCCTGATGGGTGCCGGTAGTAACCTGCTGTTTCTGTCCGATTACCATGGTGTGATACTGCATTCATGCATCTCTGGTATTGATGTTAGCGAGCAACACGACGACTACGTTATTATAAAGGTCGGAGCAGGGGTGGAGTGGGATAGTCTGGTGGAATGGTGCGTAGATAGGGGTTTTGGAGGTATTGAAAACCTTTCGCTGATTCCGGGTGATGCCGGAGCAGCACCCGTTCAAAATATTGGCGCGTATGGTGTTGAGTTTAAGGATGTATTCCACGCCTGTGAGGCAATTTCAACAGATGATGGCAGTCAGTTGCACTTTAGCTGGGAGGATTGTGAATTTGCTTACCGCGATTCAGTTTTCAAAAACCGACTAAAAAACAAGGTTATAGTAACATGGGTTTACCTTAAGCTTAGCCGTAAGCCTTCCTATACAATGGAGTATGGCAATTTGAAAGATGCTGTGGCGAGCCTTGGTGGTCCTTCATTAAGGAATATCCGTCAGGCTGTTATCAGTATCAGGCAGAGCAAGCTGCCTGATCCCGTTCAGTTTGGCAATGCCGGCAGTTTCTTTAAGAATCCGGTCGTGGATACCAAGCAGCTGGAGACAATTCGGGTGCAGTATAGCAATGTACCTTATTATAACACAGTTGAACCTGGAAAAGTTAAAATACCGGCAGGTTGGTTGATTGACAAACTGGGCTGGAAGGGTAAGTCTTTAGGAAATGCAGGTGTACACAAGGATCAAGCTCTGGTGCTGATTAACCTTGGTGGAGCGACAGGTAGTGAGGTGAAAAAGCTGGCATCTCAGATAAGTGCTGATGTAAGGCAAAAATTCAATATTGACCTCGAGCCCGAGGTCAATATGATAGGTTAA
- a CDS encoding GumC family protein, which produces MSQPYNQQGIPTGKTIQGDGFSDIRKMFRHVVANWYLFVIFVPLALGGVWVYHRYTVPVYKASITMIFKVDQERSLSQQVLTEGFGLSPELRNFENQSFIIRSHAMVLRAVNRLDFGVAYYSKGRFKDTELYGRTPFVVEFDSLHPQLLNTDFELSVLPGGKTELSVKTEGGRLHVFHGAQDAGYSGPIDFSAEARLGQRIEHPCFSFVIKAAESNGGIASGNYYFRFKSHSEIASELRSSLSVSPYREGSSIIFISATGVQPQKLIRFLNTFSEELIENNLERKNDMANRSLTFIQRQLEQVAETLKITQQKLMDFRRNNRYMMPSDVSSKLSDEFFGMEKQKRSLELSLAYFDEIRRRLVSGNLEESDFLLPAFSTEPAALIQQFVREHLTLLNEARVIAQQAGENNPYLVELNQKIELSGQSLILSIDQQMESIRMQMRELKQTEAQLNAEIGNLPELERDYLAMERTHKLNDAIYTFLLQKSSETQIAKASNTPDNEVLDPAYINGVVSPNKKSNYTRGLLLGFAIPVLIIGLRELFNTRIRSRDDVRSMFRELPIIGEILRSKEGSDNVVLKAATSEVTESFRSLRARLKYMMAGKDGCIITVSSTNTGDGKTFCAVNLASVLAISGKKTVLVGFDLRKPRLSEIFGLKNISGLSSYLIAQSELDEITFETDVKNLYIIPGGHIPPNPSELISSPSTQTLFETLRTKYDVIIVDTPPVGLVSDGRLLMEMADCNLYIVRAGVTDKEHFAVTMSNLFDDKIKGLAVVMNDVQIAGRNYGYYSSGY; this is translated from the coding sequence ATGTCCCAACCATATAACCAACAGGGTATTCCTACGGGGAAAACTATACAAGGTGACGGTTTTTCAGATATCAGAAAGATGTTTAGGCATGTTGTAGCCAACTGGTATCTGTTTGTGATTTTTGTTCCGCTGGCGCTTGGTGGAGTGTGGGTTTACCATCGCTATACTGTACCTGTTTACAAGGCATCTATAACGATGATCTTCAAAGTGGATCAGGAAAGGTCCTTGTCTCAACAGGTGCTTACTGAAGGTTTTGGACTGTCACCCGAGTTACGTAATTTCGAGAATCAGAGTTTTATTATACGTAGCCATGCCATGGTACTTAGGGCTGTCAATCGCCTGGATTTTGGTGTCGCCTATTATTCAAAGGGAAGGTTTAAGGATACGGAACTGTATGGAAGAACACCATTTGTGGTGGAATTTGATTCTCTGCATCCCCAATTGCTAAATACTGATTTCGAACTATCTGTTTTGCCGGGAGGTAAGACAGAGCTGTCTGTTAAAACAGAAGGGGGCCGGCTGCATGTTTTCCATGGAGCACAGGATGCAGGGTATTCCGGTCCTATTGATTTTTCTGCAGAGGCACGACTTGGTCAGAGAATCGAACATCCCTGTTTTTCCTTCGTGATAAAGGCAGCAGAGTCAAATGGCGGAATTGCATCAGGTAATTACTATTTCAGATTTAAGTCACATTCAGAGATAGCTTCAGAACTTCGATCCTCACTTTCGGTAAGTCCATACCGTGAGGGATCTTCAATAATATTTATTTCGGCCACCGGTGTTCAACCACAAAAACTAATTCGCTTTCTGAATACCTTTTCTGAGGAGTTGATTGAAAACAACCTGGAGAGAAAGAACGATATGGCCAATCGTTCGCTGACCTTTATTCAGCGACAACTTGAACAAGTAGCTGAGACTCTGAAAATAACCCAACAGAAATTGATGGATTTCAGGCGGAATAATCGCTATATGATGCCTTCGGATGTGTCGTCAAAGCTATCTGATGAGTTCTTCGGGATGGAGAAGCAGAAAAGGTCTCTGGAGCTTAGTCTGGCTTATTTTGACGAAATCAGAAGGAGACTGGTCAGTGGGAATCTCGAGGAAAGTGATTTTCTGTTACCTGCATTCTCGACAGAACCCGCTGCATTGATTCAGCAATTTGTTCGTGAGCACCTTACCTTGCTTAACGAGGCTCGTGTAATTGCCCAGCAAGCCGGTGAAAACAATCCATATTTGGTCGAGCTAAATCAAAAGATAGAACTATCTGGACAGTCACTTATCCTCTCAATAGATCAGCAGATGGAAAGTATTAGAATGCAGATGCGTGAGTTGAAGCAAACTGAGGCACAGCTCAATGCTGAGATAGGAAATCTACCAGAATTGGAGAGGGACTATCTGGCTATGGAACGTACTCACAAGCTCAATGACGCAATCTATACCTTCCTGCTTCAAAAGAGTTCGGAAACCCAGATTGCTAAGGCTTCTAATACTCCTGATAACGAAGTGCTTGACCCTGCCTATATTAATGGAGTTGTATCACCCAACAAGAAAAGCAACTATACCCGTGGTTTGTTGCTTGGATTTGCTATTCCAGTGTTGATTATTGGCCTTCGCGAGTTGTTTAATACCCGCATCAGATCAAGAGATGATGTGCGTTCTATGTTCAGGGAACTTCCAATTATTGGTGAGATACTCAGAAGCAAGGAGGGCAGTGACAATGTGGTTTTGAAAGCAGCAACCTCTGAAGTAACTGAGTCATTCAGATCTCTAAGGGCCAGACTTAAGTATATGATGGCAGGAAAGGATGGATGTATTATTACGGTGTCATCTACTAATACAGGTGATGGTAAGACTTTCTGTGCTGTAAACCTTGCATCTGTGTTGGCTATCTCAGGTAAGAAGACAGTACTTGTAGGCTTTGACCTGCGTAAGCCCCGTCTGTCTGAGATCTTTGGTCTAAAAAATATTTCAGGCCTTAGCTCTTATCTCATTGCTCAGAGTGAGTTGGATGAAATTACCTTTGAGACGGATGTGAAGAATCTTTATATAATACCCGGTGGACATATTCCCCCAAACCCTTCCGAGCTAATATCTTCACCCAGCACACAGACTCTATTTGAGACGCTTCGTACCAAGTACGACGTGATTATAGTGGATACTCCGCCCGTTGGATTGGTTTCTGACGGCAGACTGCTTATGGAGATGGCAGACTGCAATCTTTATATTGTCAGGGCCGGAGTTACGGATAAAGAACATTTTGCAGTTACCATGTCCAACCTGTTTGACGACAAGATCAAAGGTCTGGCCGTCGTAATGAATGACGTGCAGATTGCCGGCAGGAATTATGGATATTACTCTTCGGGCTATTAA
- a CDS encoding glycosyltransferase family 2 protein: MRISLITVSYNACEDLEQTIKSVTEQSWDNLEYIVVDGASNDGTLEMLKKYRSRVGKLKSEPDKGIYDALNKGLGMAEGDIVGLLHAGDRFANPDILNKVAKLFETENADVVYGDLQYVTSFEPLKIFRNWESGTFYPSMVRKGWMPPHPTVYFRRELLERVGLFDTSFKIAADYDWLLRVMTLDGVRMVYLPEVMIHMATGGASNKSLGNIIRKSREDYKALRKNHVGGLLTLIGKNLGKLGQFFAR, from the coding sequence ATGCGTATCTCCCTTATTACCGTCAGCTATAATGCTTGTGAGGATCTGGAACAGACAATAAAGTCAGTAACGGAGCAATCATGGGACAATCTTGAATACATAGTGGTTGATGGTGCTTCAAATGACGGAACCCTGGAGATGCTTAAGAAGTACAGGAGCCGTGTCGGTAAACTAAAAAGTGAACCTGACAAGGGAATCTATGATGCGCTCAACAAAGGCCTTGGTATGGCAGAAGGTGATATTGTTGGACTGCTACATGCAGGTGACCGTTTTGCTAACCCGGATATCCTGAATAAAGTGGCTAAGCTATTTGAGACTGAGAATGCTGATGTTGTTTATGGCGACCTGCAGTATGTTACTTCCTTTGAACCTTTGAAGATATTCAGAAACTGGGAAAGTGGTACTTTTTATCCCTCAATGGTCAGGAAGGGTTGGATGCCACCGCATCCAACGGTATATTTCAGGAGGGAGTTGCTTGAGCGGGTGGGTCTTTTCGATACCTCATTCAAGATTGCAGCCGATTATGACTGGTTGCTAAGGGTAATGACTCTTGATGGCGTTAGGATGGTTTACCTTCCCGAAGTTATGATTCATATGGCTACCGGAGGAGCAAGCAATAAGAGCCTGGGTAATATCATCAGGAAATCACGTGAGGATTACAAGGCCCTTAGGAAAAACCATGTGGGAGGACTTTTGACCCTTATTGGAAAGAATCTTGGTAAGCTGGGACAGTTTTTTGCCCGCTGA
- a CDS encoding glycosyltransferase family 4 protein yields the protein MQINYNELLQILFAGLVSFILVFISIPTILNVAYSKNLYDEPGNRHVHKKRVPTLGGMAIFFGIVFTYSIFLDWFDYGGIPFLLPSLLIIFSIGIKDDILVTAPIMKLMGQILAALIIVGFGDLRIADFHGFFGLHPDYFVSLSISLLFIVFIVNGFNLIDGVDGLAALTGIVVTLGFSFWFYINGDVIMPVLGSIIVGALIAFLYYNVFSKNQKIFMGDTGSLLIGFLISVFAIKFMEGNVAAVRPSLDYTMTSAPGVALGIMIVPVIDTIRVFFLRLSKGQSPFAADKTHIHHRLLTLGFSHMGIAILLMSGNIFFIVLSYCLKDLGTIKLLLLNFILGMILFQLPSFAIRRKLRKLRKKGLPSIENEVK from the coding sequence ATGCAGATAAATTACAACGAGTTACTTCAGATTTTGTTTGCCGGGTTGGTGTCCTTTATCCTGGTTTTTATATCTATTCCAACTATTCTGAATGTTGCTTACTCAAAGAATTTGTACGACGAGCCCGGAAACAGGCACGTACACAAGAAGCGTGTTCCCACATTGGGGGGTATGGCAATTTTCTTCGGAATTGTATTTACCTATTCAATTTTTCTTGACTGGTTTGATTACGGGGGAATTCCCTTTTTACTTCCTTCATTGCTAATAATCTTTTCCATCGGAATAAAGGATGATATCCTGGTTACAGCTCCGATAATGAAGTTGATGGGTCAGATTTTAGCGGCACTGATAATAGTTGGTTTCGGTGATCTGAGAATCGCCGATTTTCATGGTTTTTTTGGACTGCACCCTGATTACTTTGTTAGCCTTTCAATCTCGCTTCTTTTTATAGTGTTTATAGTCAACGGTTTCAATCTGATTGATGGAGTAGATGGACTAGCTGCACTAACCGGAATAGTTGTAACACTGGGCTTTTCGTTCTGGTTTTACATCAATGGCGATGTAATAATGCCGGTGCTTGGATCTATTATTGTCGGAGCATTGATAGCATTTCTGTACTACAACGTTTTTTCAAAGAATCAGAAGATTTTCATGGGTGACACGGGATCCCTGCTTATTGGTTTTCTGATCTCAGTATTTGCAATCAAATTTATGGAAGGCAACGTTGCAGCAGTACGTCCTTCGCTTGATTACACAATGACTTCTGCGCCGGGTGTGGCACTGGGGATTATGATAGTCCCGGTTATTGATACAATCAGAGTATTCTTCCTCCGACTATCAAAAGGCCAGTCTCCATTTGCAGCCGACAAGACCCACATACATCATAGGCTGCTGACTCTTGGCTTTTCGCACATGGGAATAGCTATACTGCTTATGTCAGGCAATATCTTCTTTATTGTATTGTCGTACTGTCTAAAGGATTTGGGTACTATCAAACTGCTGCTTCTAAACTTCATCCTTGGAATGATACTATTTCAGCTACCTTCGTTTGCCATACGCAGGAAACTGCGTAAACTCAGGAAAAAGGGCCTGCCCTCTATTGAGAACGAAGTCAAGTAA
- a CDS encoding polysaccharide biosynthesis/export family protein: MHPRSIKGTLRILAFTSTILLMFASCIPQKEIVYFQNHEDKKGYDNPYDTPKTITEKYILQPNDALLIRVNTANPKLSEFFNAGGSNQNVAATGQSPLYTYPIDDSLYIDFPFVGKIRLDGCTRAMATERIREALIPFVNDAQVTVRLANPSFVALGEVNNRGRIPMGREQVTIFEAVAMAGDVRPFGKKREVRVVRPTPEGSISFFVDLTDKNLVDSDKYYIYPNDIVYIRPMKAKQWGIGESFSFGVFSSMLAMYLTLNAIFGK; encoded by the coding sequence ATGCATCCAAGAAGCATTAAAGGAACCTTAAGGATCTTAGCCTTTACCTCAACCATATTGCTGATGTTCGCATCATGTATCCCGCAGAAGGAAATAGTTTATTTTCAGAATCATGAAGATAAAAAAGGTTATGACAACCCGTATGATACTCCTAAGACTATCACTGAAAAATATATTCTTCAGCCAAATGATGCTCTGCTAATCAGGGTAAACACTGCAAATCCCAAACTGTCTGAGTTTTTCAATGCAGGAGGCAGCAACCAGAATGTTGCTGCCACAGGTCAGAGTCCGCTCTATACCTATCCTATAGACGACAGCCTGTATATTGATTTCCCCTTTGTAGGCAAGATCAGACTTGATGGTTGTACACGTGCTATGGCTACAGAAAGAATCAGAGAAGCGCTCATTCCCTTTGTCAACGATGCTCAGGTAACAGTGAGACTGGCCAATCCATCCTTTGTAGCCTTGGGAGAAGTCAACAACAGAGGTCGCATCCCAATGGGTCGTGAACAGGTTACAATTTTCGAGGCAGTTGCGATGGCCGGCGATGTTCGTCCTTTTGGCAAGAAACGTGAAGTAAGGGTTGTGAGACCAACTCCCGAAGGGTCTATCAGCTTTTTTGTTGATCTGACAGATAAAAACCTGGTAGATTCAGATAAGTACTACATCTATCCCAATGATATTGTCTATATCAGACCTATGAAGGCCAAGCAATGGGGCATTGGAGAATCATTCTCCTTTGGTGTATTCTCATCAATGCTTGCTATGTACCTAACGCTAAACGCCATATTTGGAAAATAA
- a CDS encoding polysaccharide biosynthesis tyrosine autokinase — MDQIKFQTKGSGIPVSNTGITLDYKKLISDVIRFWWLFVITISLALFVVYMIHRYTQPVYRASLVLLVDERGSDKTQANMMEGFGLSTAMRTLENQIAILTSWEMVRTAIKELDFDVSYYKTGRLKNTELYGGLPFLVYFDQESPQLLNTPIYLTVIDQERFRLEIETESGTSYLYGAEKYGPSTGKIHYSQEFNFGDLVETPWLKLRVYNKDLSRPEDKAYYFVFNSPDELTSSYKSSFTYSRSNDNSSIVRLYVTGHNNTKNVVFLNKMAEVFIRNNLERKNQIATNTIDFIEEQLLIISDSLSSKGTELSHFRTEHQIQSLSAQTEIYFARLEHIDATASDLYLKRNYYNYLDRYFRADTLFDSTIAPAQYPIENTSIFQQINKLMELNMEWHAITGDKKSGIYNPHVVELKSMMEIARRTLLEAIDNQKIMLNNELARIEEERRSITAELYEFPEKERQLFGIERHFNLNNEVYTFLLRKRSEAQIQKASNTPDHSILETARSAGQVYPTVSRDRQKAILIGLVLPFLFFVSRQIANNKITGAEDIERITDLPIIGHIIHNSKDASNVVEVFPKSIITESFRRVRSRLEYMNGDKEAPIIAISSSMPGEGKTFCALNLASVFAISGKKTLLVGFDMRKPGLNSILNLHHQEGLSSYLIGKAKLDDIIQTNSLDNLYILPSGAVPPNPSELIGSPRTVKLFEELKERFEIILLDTPPMGIVADGYMLARYADTMIFLTRQNFTIRNVFSHTVKQMLDEGITNVGVIINDIQVKKGLMGYGYYYGYGYGYGYHYGYGNGYGYYEE; from the coding sequence ATGGATCAGATAAAGTTTCAAACTAAAGGTTCTGGAATCCCTGTAAGTAATACAGGAATTACTTTAGACTATAAAAAGCTGATCTCTGATGTGATCAGGTTCTGGTGGCTATTTGTAATCACTATTTCTCTTGCTCTCTTTGTTGTGTATATGATTCACAGGTACACCCAGCCAGTGTATAGGGCTTCACTGGTATTACTTGTTGACGAGAGAGGTAGTGACAAGACGCAGGCCAATATGATGGAGGGTTTCGGCCTTAGTACTGCTATGCGTACCCTTGAGAACCAGATTGCCATCCTTACCTCCTGGGAAATGGTTAGGACAGCTATCAAGGAACTGGACTTCGATGTTTCATACTATAAGACCGGGCGTTTAAAGAATACCGAACTCTATGGGGGGCTTCCTTTCCTGGTATATTTTGATCAGGAGTCTCCTCAGTTACTTAACACCCCAATTTATCTGACTGTAATAGATCAGGAGAGATTCAGACTTGAAATCGAGACTGAATCAGGGACCAGCTACTTGTACGGTGCTGAGAAATATGGACCTTCAACTGGAAAGATACATTACAGTCAGGAGTTTAATTTTGGGGATCTTGTTGAAACACCATGGCTCAAGCTGAGGGTGTACAACAAGGATTTGTCCAGACCTGAGGACAAGGCTTATTATTTTGTTTTCAATAGTCCTGACGAACTGACTTCATCCTATAAGTCCAGTTTTACCTATAGCCGTTCAAATGACAATTCAAGTATTGTAAGGTTGTATGTTACAGGTCACAATAATACCAAGAATGTAGTCTTCCTCAACAAGATGGCCGAAGTGTTTATCCGCAACAACCTTGAAAGAAAGAACCAGATTGCCACCAACACCATCGATTTTATTGAGGAGCAGTTACTTATAATCTCCGATTCTCTGTCAAGTAAGGGAACCGAACTAAGTCATTTCCGTACCGAGCATCAGATCCAGAGTCTTTCGGCTCAAACAGAGATCTATTTTGCAAGATTAGAGCATATCGACGCGACGGCTTCGGATCTATATCTTAAAAGGAACTACTACAACTATCTCGATAGGTATTTCAGGGCAGATACTTTGTTTGACAGCACTATAGCTCCTGCTCAATACCCAATTGAGAACACATCTATATTCCAGCAGATCAATAAACTGATGGAACTTAATATGGAGTGGCATGCTATTACCGGTGATAAGAAATCAGGGATATACAATCCCCATGTAGTGGAACTAAAAAGCATGATGGAAATTGCCCGTCGCACTCTGCTAGAGGCTATCGACAACCAGAAGATAATGCTTAACAACGAACTTGCACGCATAGAGGAAGAGAGGCGCAGTATTACAGCTGAGTTGTACGAATTTCCCGAGAAGGAACGCCAGCTCTTTGGTATTGAAAGGCATTTTAACCTTAATAATGAGGTTTATACCTTCCTGCTCCGTAAGCGCAGTGAAGCACAAATACAAAAGGCATCCAACACTCCTGACCACTCTATACTGGAGACAGCCCGTTCAGCCGGTCAGGTTTATCCGACAGTCAGCCGTGACAGACAGAAGGCAATTCTAATCGGTCTCGTGTTACCCTTCTTGTTTTTTGTATCAAGGCAGATAGCCAACAACAAGATTACAGGTGCTGAAGATATCGAGCGCATCACTGACTTGCCAATAATTGGTCATATAATACACAATTCCAAGGATGCTAGCAATGTAGTCGAGGTATTCCCCAAATCAATAATTACGGAGTCCTTCAGACGTGTTCGCTCCCGTCTAGAGTATATGAACGGAGACAAGGAAGCACCAATTATTGCAATTTCTTCATCCATGCCAGGAGAAGGCAAGACCTTCTGTGCCCTGAATCTGGCAAGCGTATTTGCTATATCAGGCAAGAAGACCCTGCTTGTAGGTTTTGACATGAGAAAACCCGGACTTAACAGTATTCTAAACCTGCACCATCAGGAAGGTCTGTCAAGTTATCTTATTGGCAAGGCAAAACTGGATGATATAATTCAGACAAACAGTCTTGATAACCTTTATATCCTTCCATCAGGTGCAGTTCCTCCCAATCCATCAGAATTGATTGGTTCGCCACGCACAGTTAAGTTGTTTGAGGAGCTTAAAGAAAGATTTGAAATTATCCTGCTTGATACTCCACCAATGGGTATTGTAGCTGACGGTTATATGCTTGCCCGTTATGCCGACACTATGATATTCCTGACACGTCAGAACTTTACAATCAGAAATGTATTCTCGCATACTGTCAAGCAAATGCTTGACGAAGGAATTACCAATGTAGGAGTGATTATCAACGATATTCAGGTCAAGAAAGGGCTGATGGGTTACGGATACTACTACGGTTATGGCTATGGCTACGGCTATCACTATGGATATGGTAACGGATACGGATACTATGAGGAATAG
- a CDS encoding WcaF family extracellular polysaccharide biosynthesis acetyltransferase: MDQFGKVDLSIYDNSWYHPGRNVLVRLLWYLVNVMFFINPLIPISGIKVFLLRLFGARIGEGVVIKPAVNIKYPWNLVVGNHTWIGEKVWIDNLAPVTIGNHCCLSQGAMILNGNHDYRKHSFDLMVCPVILEDGVWIGARAMVTPGVICKSHSVLGAMSMATGELEAYSVYQGVPAVKIRERSIKEAE, from the coding sequence ATGGATCAATTTGGGAAGGTGGATCTGTCGATTTATGATAACTCATGGTATCATCCGGGACGTAATGTCTTGGTCAGACTGCTATGGTATCTGGTTAACGTGATGTTTTTCATAAATCCTCTGATACCGATTTCTGGCATTAAAGTGTTTCTCCTGAGATTATTTGGAGCCCGGATAGGAGAGGGTGTTGTAATTAAACCAGCAGTAAATATTAAGTATCCCTGGAACCTGGTAGTAGGCAATCATACATGGATAGGAGAGAAAGTGTGGATTGACAACCTAGCACCAGTAACCATTGGTAATCATTGTTGCCTGTCACAGGGAGCAATGATCTTAAACGGTAATCATGATTACAGAAAGCATAGTTTTGATCTTATGGTATGCCCAGTAATCCTTGAGGATGGTGTTTGGATAGGAGCCAGAGCAATGGTGACTCCCGGTGTTATATGTAAATCTCACTCTGTACTTGGTGCGATGAGTATGGCTACAGGTGAATTGGAGGCATATTCAGTATACCAGGGTGTGCCTGCTGTAAAAATCAGAGAGAGGAGTATTAAGGAAGCTGAGTAA